AGCAATGCCGCGACCGCGCCGGCGCAGGCGAGGGCGCCCAGCGCCCGAAGGAGCGGGTGTTTCATGCGGTGTGCCATCGTGCCCGTGTCTCGTTCTAGGAACGGGTTGCAAAGGAGCCGTGATGCGCTCGTAAGGATTTGGCAAACGCGCCTAGCGCTCGCCGCGACCGCGCGGCGCCCACGGCGACTCGCGCAGCACCCATTCGGCCCGCGGGCCGACGGCGTGAGCAACCGGCGCAGCGACCAGGAGGGCCACCGACCCCGACACGACGAACGCCCACCGCGGGGACAGCACCGTCGCAAGGACGCCGCCCAGCACCGTGCCTGCGACCTGCCCGGAGACGGCGACCGCGATCAGGAAGGCGATCAGTCCGACGCGCTCGCCCGCTTCCGCCTCCCGAACGGCACGGGTGCGGTTCAGGACGATGGCGACCCCGTTGAAGACGCCGAGGATCGTCAGTCCGAAGGCGGCGAGCGGCAACCACGTGGACGCGCCGGCGATCATCACGGCGGCCCCCATGCCCGCCAGTGCGAGCGGAAATGCGGCGCGCCCGAAGGTTCGCGAACCGGCGAACATGCTGCCCGCGACCAGCCCGAGCGCGTCGAGCCCGAGGATCAGACCGACGGCGGCGGGCGAGGCATGGAACTGCCCGCGGAGGAGCGGCACCTGCACGCTCAGCACGACGCCGAGCACGACCGCGGCGACCGCCCAGCCGAGGGCGATCTGCCGGAGCACGGGCGACATGCGGATCCGCCTCACGGTCGCGCGGACATGCAGGGACGCCCGGCCGGGGGAGTCGACCGTCCCGGGCCGCGCGAGCGCGCCGCAGCCGGCGATCAGGAGCGCCGACGCAGCGAACGATGCGGCGTTGAGCCCGAGCGCCACGGCTGCGCCGACGCTGCCGACCAGTACTCCACCGACCAGCTCGCCGAGGAATGTCATGGCGTTGTCCGCCGAGCCGATCGCGCCGGTGGCCGGCTCGAGATCCTCGTCGGGGACGAGCAGCGGCACCGCGGCGGTCGCGAGCGGACGGAACACGCCGCCGGCCACCCCGGCCAGGCCGGCGAGCGCGACCACGATCCACGGCGTGTCGACCGCCGCCAGCACAGCGAAGACCCCGACCGATGCGACGTCAGCGGCGATCAGCGCCGCGCGTACCGGCAGGCGGTCGAGACGGTGCCCGAACAGGAAGCCGATCAGTACGAGCGGCGTCAGCTCCGCGAACAGCAGGGCGGACACCCATCCCGGAGAGCCGGTCACGTCATACATGCGGATCGCGAGCGCGATCGCCGCCATCCAGGTGCCAAGGACGCTGATAGCCGTCGCGAGCCAGAAGCGCCGGAAGCCCGGCCGGGCGGGGCCGACGGATGCGCGGATCAGCGATCGGAGGTGCGGGCGCATCGGGGCGATCCTATCGAGCGCCGCCACACGACCGCCCGTGGTGCCCGAGGATGTGCCGAACCCGCCGCGCCCGTTCACGGGGGTGGAGCGTGACCGCATCGATCCTCGGCGAGCTTGTGTGGTTC
This is a stretch of genomic DNA from Gaiellales bacterium. It encodes these proteins:
- a CDS encoding MFS transporter, with the translated sequence MRPHLRSLIRASVGPARPGFRRFWLATAISVLGTWMAAIALAIRMYDVTGSPGWVSALLFAELTPLVLIGFLFGHRLDRLPVRAALIAADVASVGVFAVLAAVDTPWIVVALAGLAGVAGGVFRPLATAAVPLLVPDEDLEPATGAIGSADNAMTFLGELVGGVLVGSVGAAVALGLNAASFAASALLIAGCGALARPGTVDSPGRASLHVRATVRRIRMSPVLRQIALGWAVAAVVLGVVLSVQVPLLRGQFHASPAAVGLILGLDALGLVAGSMFAGSRTFGRAAFPLALAGMGAAVMIAGASTWLPLAAFGLTILGVFNGVAIVLNRTRAVREAEAGERVGLIAFLIAVAVSGQVAGTVLGGVLATVLSPRWAFVVSGSVALLVAAPVAHAVGPRAEWVLRESPWAPRGRGER